The window AAAGCCCCACACTCGAACCCATTGCTGCACCAGAAGAGACGCGCCCGCTCAGTGAGCGCCTGCCCGCCTGGACAGGACTGGTTGTGCTGGCGTTGGCACTGCTCGGCGTCGGGGTGTACGCCTGGCGAACGCCCGCCACTGCCACAGAAGAGACCTATCCGGCGCTCATTGCACGCCGCGATACGCTGGTGCAACAACTCGCCGACCTGGAAGACCGCTACGAAGCCCGCGAGATTGGTGAACAGGCATTCCGGCAGCAGTCCGCCACATTGCGCGAAGAATTGAAGCAAATCCTTCGCCGACTCCAACACCTCTCGCCACAAAACAGACAGCCATAGCCCCGCGCAATGCCACCGCAACCAGGGCTCTCACGTGCGGCGCACCTGACAAGTGCGCCGCACACCATTTCTCGCCAACCCAATTTGAACCAAACCCATCTCTCCCCTATAATCGCCAACGCTTTCAAGCCTGTCGAACATGCATAAGGACGTGTACACATGGCTTCCAGGATACGCCCGACGTCCGAAGCCCTTTCCAAAACCGAGTCTGAACCATCACACGCAACGTCGCTCCAACCGCATAAAACGCCTACCACTACCCATCAAATTCTCATGCTGGCGCCCACCATGTTCTTCGCCGATTATGGGTGCCATGTGCGCATCTACGAAGAAGCCATCGCCTTGCGCGCCCTGGGGCACACCATTCGCATCCTCGCCTACCCCAACGGGCGCGACATCGGCGGCTTGACTGTGCGGCGCTCGCCCGGTGTTCCCTTCAACTACCGCGTAGTGGTAGGCTCATCCAAACACAAAATCTACCTCGACGCCCTGCTCGGGCTCACATCATTGCATGAAGTTTTTGCCAACACCCCCACGCTCATTCACGCCCATCTGCACGAAGGGGCGCTCATCGGCTCCGTCCTGGCGCGCGTGCGCCGTTTGCCGCTCATCTTCGACTTTCAGGGCAGTATGACGGCCGAAATGATTGACCACGGCTTCCTGAAACGCAACAGCCCGTTCTACCGCCTGCTCTGGCAACTCGAAAAGTGGATTGACCATCAACCTGACGCCATTCTCACCAGCTCACACAATGCCGCCGACCTGCTCATTCACACCTTTGGCGTTCCCGCCAACCGCATCTACCCCGTACCCGATTGCGTCAACACCGACATCTTCCGCCCACGCACCAAAGAAGACGCTGACGAGATAAAAACGCTCAAACAGCGCCTGGGCATTCCCGCCGACCGCATTGTCATCACCTATCTTGGGCTGCTGGCGGAATACCAGGGTACCGGCCTGCTTCTGGAAGCGGCTCAACGCATCCTGCACGAACGGCGCGACGTCCATTTCCTGATTATGGGCTACCCCAACGAACCGCTTTATCGCCAGCGCGCCCATGCGTTGGGTATCCAGGAGCATGTGACCTTCACAGGGCGTATGCCCTACGAAGACGCACCGCGCTATTTGCGCATTGGCGACATTGCTGTTGCGCCAAAGATGAGCGCCACCGAAGGCAGCGGCAAATTGCTCAACTACATGGCAACAGCTCTGCCAACCGTCGCTTTTGATACGCCCGTTAGCCGCGAATATTTGGGCGAGTGGGGCGTCTATGCCGAACCATTCTCGGCGGAATCGTTTGCGCGCGCGCTGCTCGACCTCTTGGAGACACCCCATGAATGGCCTATCCTGGGCAATGCGCTCCGGCGGCGCGTGCAAGAACGCTTCTCCTGGGACCAAGCCGCCCGCTTCATCACATCGGTCTATGAGCGGGTTTTGCGCTGAACAAGAGAAGCATTTGGCGTTGCCTTTCATCTGCATATAATCCAGCCCAACCCTGAGGGTATGGTTGAAGGAGGAAGGTTCCGTGCTGACGGCAATTTACATCGCATTATTACTCGTTTCCATTGGGTTGATCGTCGTTGTGTTGATGCAAGCCAAGGGCTCCGGACTTGGCGGCATTTTTGGCAGCGACCCCGGTGTCTACAAAACGCGCCGTGGTGTTGAAAAGACCATTTTCAACCTGACGATTGTGCTGGCTGTTCTCTTCCTGGCGCTCGACATGCTGGCTGTGTTGCTGTCCAGTTAAATGCGGCAGAAGTGATTGCCCGGCGCGCGCCTTCGGGCGCGTGCTTTTTATGTCAAAAAGGGGTGTGCCAACCCAATGATTCAACATTTGCGCTGGCAAATTCTCATTGCGGTCCTTGGTGTCGCGGCGCTCTTCATCACGCTCCTGGCGGCGGCTGACCGCGTACAAATCACATTTGTGCCGCAACCAGGCGGCGCCTACACCGAAGGCGTCGTCGGCGCGCCCGGCAACCTCAACCCGCTCTTCTTCCAAACACAAACCGACCGCGACATCGGCGCGCTTGTGTTCCGCGGGCTCACGCAGGTTGCCGAAAACGGGCAAATCTTGCCCGATATGGCACGCTCCTGGGAGATCAGCGAAGACGGCCTCACCTACACCTTCTCCCTGCGCGACGACATCTTCTGGCACGACGGCGCGCCCTTCACCGCTGACGACGTCGCCTTCACCATTACCACCATCCAGCATCCCGATTTTGCCGCCGCCGGTGGGCGCATGGATTTGGTTGAGCAGTGGCGCGATATTCAAGTCGAAGTGGTTGATCCGCTCACCGTGCGCTTTACCCTTCCCGCACCGTTTGCGCCCTTCCTCTCCTTCACCACCACGCCCATTGTGCCCCGCCACCTGCTTGAAAACGTCAACATCTTCGCCATGCCGCAAACATCGCTCAGCCGCGCCCCCGTCGGCACAGGCCCCTGGAAAGTGGCCGACGTGCAAGCCGACCGCATTGTGCTCACGCCGCACACCGATTTTTACGGCTACTTCGACAGTGGGCGCTTGCCCTATCTCGAATCGGTCATTTTGCGCTTCTACCCCGCCGCCGAAGCCCTTTTGCCCGCGTATGAAGC of the Ardenticatena maritima genome contains:
- a CDS encoding glycosyltransferase family 4 protein, with amino-acid sequence MASRIRPTSEALSKTESEPSHATSLQPHKTPTTTHQILMLAPTMFFADYGCHVRIYEEAIALRALGHTIRILAYPNGRDIGGLTVRRSPGVPFNYRVVVGSSKHKIYLDALLGLTSLHEVFANTPTLIHAHLHEGALIGSVLARVRRLPLIFDFQGSMTAEMIDHGFLKRNSPFYRLLWQLEKWIDHQPDAILTSSHNAADLLIHTFGVPANRIYPVPDCVNTDIFRPRTKEDADEIKTLKQRLGIPADRIVITYLGLLAEYQGTGLLLEAAQRILHERRDVHFLIMGYPNEPLYRQRAHALGIQEHVTFTGRMPYEDAPRYLRIGDIAVAPKMSATEGSGKLLNYMATALPTVAFDTPVSREYLGEWGVYAEPFSAESFARALLDLLETPHEWPILGNALRRRVQERFSWDQAARFITSVYERVLR
- the secG gene encoding preprotein translocase subunit SecG; protein product: MLTAIYIALLLVSIGLIVVVLMQAKGSGLGGIFGSDPGVYKTRRGVEKTIFNLTIVLAVLFLALDMLAVLLSS